ACAAAAGCATTTTTTGATTATAAAGAATTGCTTCCAAGAGTAGATGCTGCTGTAGTTGCCACGCCTACCATAACTCATTACAAAATAGCGATGGATTTTTTGGATGGTGGAAAGCATGTTTTGGTTGAAAAGCCTATTTGCGATACCATAGATAAAGCGAAAGGTTTGGTTAAAAGAGCAGAAAAAGAAGATTTAGTTTTAGCGGTTGGCCATATAGAAAGGCATAATCCCGCTGTGAAATTTATGAAGGATGCAATAAACAGTAAAAGATTTGGTGAACTGATTACCCTCGCTTCAAAGCGTGTCAGTAATCTTCCAGGAAGGATAAAGGATGTAGGTGTTATTTTTGATTTTGGAGTGCATGATATTGATGTAATGCGGTATCTGGCAGGCGAAGTGGAGTCTGTTTATGCAAGAGCGGGTAAGTTCAACAAAAATATAAGTCATGAGGATCATGCAAATATCGTATTAAACTTTGAAAATGATGTAAATGGGATAGTAGAGGTAAACTGGCTTACCCCAATGAAGATAAGAAAATTATTTTTAACTTGTTCAGAAAACTTTGTTGAGATGGATTATATAAGCCAATCTGTTACAATATCCTCATCCTCATTTAAAAAGATTGATGAAATGAATTTATATCATGTCCCTATACAATACAACATAAACCAAGTGGCATTGGAAAAGAAAGAGCCGTTAAGAAATGAAATAGAAGATTTTGTGGATGCAATCGAGAACAGTAAAAAACCTTTAGCAACTGGAGAAGATGGATTGAAAGCATTGGAAGTTGTTCAGGCTGCAGAGGAATCATATAAAAAAGGAGGAGTGGTAAAATTATGATACATGAATCGGCATATGTGGAAGATGCGAAAATTGGAAAAGGAACGAAAATATGGCATTTTGTTCATGTCAGGAAAGGAGCAAAAATCGGAAAAAACTGCAACATTGGAAAAGGAGTTTACATAGATACAAATGTTGAAATAGGCGACAATTGCAAAATCCAAAATTTTACAACCATCTATCAGGGAGTAAAAATAGGTAATGATGTCTTTATAGGCCCTCATGTCTGCTTCACCAATGATATTTATCCAAGAGCGTTTATCTGGAATGAGGAAAAATTGGCAAAAACCGTGGTAAAAGATGGTGCCTCCATAGGAGCTAGTTCAACGATTGTGGCGGGTATAACTATAGGAAAATGTGCAATGGTTGGAGCAGGAGCTGTAGTAACAAAAGATATTCCAGATTATGGATTGGTTTTTGGAAATCCGGCAAGTTTGAAAGGATTTGTTTGTGAGTGTGGCACAAAGCTAAAAAAACTGGGAAAGAAAGAAAATAAGATTGTTTTAAAATGTCCTCAATGTGGAAAAGAAGTAGAAATAAATTATGAGATATATGCAGGGGTAGAAAAATGATTTCTATTGCTAAGCCATTGATCGGAGCAGAAGAAAAACAGGCCGTTTCAGAAGTTCTAGACTCTGGAATGATTGCATGCGGGCCAAAAACAAAAGAATTTGAAGAAGAATTTGCCAATTTTGTTGGAACAAAATATGCTGTTGCAACTAATTCTGGAACGGCATCTTTACATATTGCTCTGCTTTCTTTAGGAATAAGAGAAGGAGATGAAGTTATAGTTCCTTCTTTTTCGTTTATTGCGACAGCAAACTCTGTTTTATTTTGTAATGCCAAACCAGTATTTTGTGATATAAATTCAAAAACTTTTAACATAGATATAAACAAAATTGAGAAGTTGATAACTGATAAAACCAAAGCTATTATGCCTGTTCATTTATATGGGCAACCAGCAGATATGAAACCAATTTTGGAAGTAGCTGAAAAATATGGGTTATATGTTATAGGAGATGCTGCTCAAGCCCATGGAGCAAAATATGACAATAAAATGATAGGCTCATTTGGTGATGTCGAATGCTTTTCTTTTTATCCCACCAAAAATATGACAACCGGAGAGGGAGGAATGGTAACAACAAACAGTGAGAAGGTGGCTGAGAGAGCTTATTCTATTAGGAATCATGGAAGAGAAAAAACGAAATGTGGTTATGGACACAACCGATTGGGTTACAATTACAGGATGACGGATATTGCAGCCGCTATTGGAATCGAGCAATTAAAAAAATTACCGAAATTTAATGAAAGAAGGAAAGAGAATGCAAAATATTTAAATAAGAAATTGGATGAAATGAAAGGGATAGAAACACCTTATGCTTTAAAAAATGTCGAACACGTATATCATCAATATACAATAAAGTGCAAAGATAGGGAAAAGCTTATTCAAAAATTAAAAGAAAATGGGATAGGCTATGGGATTTATTATCCAAAGCCATTACATTCTTATAAGCACCTGAAGGGGTTTGCACATGATGATTTAAAGAATTCCGAAGAAGTAGCCAAAGAAGTAATTTCATTGCCAGTACATCCATCATTGACAAAAGATGATTTAGAAAAGATAGTGGAAGCCATTACATAGGCTTGCCTATTCCCTTGTAAATGAAACCCTCTTCTTCACATTTTTCTCTGTCATAAGCATTTCTTCCATCTATTATTATGGGTGTTCTCATCTTATTTTTTATTGATCGTAGATTGAGATTTAAGTATTCTTTATGTTTGGTGACTATAACTAAAGCATCTGCACCTGTGATAGCTTCGTTGATGTCTTTGACAAATGGCAGTTCATAGTCCCGCACATAGGAATCATGCATCACGGGTTTCGCTCCTTTTTTCTTAAGGATTTCATACAATGGTTTTGCAGGAGTATTCCTTGTATCGTCTGAATTTTCCAGAAATGCAACTCCAAGAATTGCTATTTTCGCATCTTTAATTTTTTGTCCTGCTTCATTCAATCCCTCCTCTAAAAGGTCAGCCATATGAGTCGGCATCCACATGTTTAATTCCCTACTTTTGATAATGATATTTGGTTCGACCTTATATTTTCCGTATTGGTCAACTCCATATTTTAATAACCACGGATCTTTAGGGAGGCAATGCCCTCCTGTACCAGCCCCAGGGAAATGCATATTTCTTATTGGATT
The Candidatus Thermoplasmatota archaeon DNA segment above includes these coding regions:
- a CDS encoding Gfo/Idh/MocA family oxidoreductase; the protein is KKKTDRDLQGINIATKSISRKYIFGGNMLKIGVIGTGSMGKNHARVCSEIENIELVGIADIDKKATKNIAERFGTKAFFDYKELLPRVDAAVVATPTITHYKIAMDFLDGGKHVLVEKPICDTIDKAKGLVKRAEKEDLVLAVGHIERHNPAVKFMKDAINSKRFGELITLASKRVSNLPGRIKDVGVIFDFGVHDIDVMRYLAGEVESVYARAGKFNKNISHEDHANIVLNFENDVNGIVEVNWLTPMKIRKLFLTCSENFVEMDYISQSVTISSSSFKKIDEMNLYHVPIQYNINQVALEKKEPLRNEIEDFVDAIENSKKPLATGEDGLKALEVVQAAEESYKKGGVVKL
- a CDS encoding acyltransferase, yielding MIHESAYVEDAKIGKGTKIWHFVHVRKGAKIGKNCNIGKGVYIDTNVEIGDNCKIQNFTTIYQGVKIGNDVFIGPHVCFTNDIYPRAFIWNEEKLAKTVVKDGASIGASSTIVAGITIGKCAMVGAGAVVTKDIPDYGLVFGNPASLKGFVCECGTKLKKLGKKENKIVLKCPQCGKEVEINYEIYAGVEK
- a CDS encoding DegT/DnrJ/EryC1/StrS family aminotransferase translates to MISIAKPLIGAEEKQAVSEVLDSGMIACGPKTKEFEEEFANFVGTKYAVATNSGTASLHIALLSLGIREGDEVIVPSFSFIATANSVLFCNAKPVFCDINSKTFNIDINKIEKLITDKTKAIMPVHLYGQPADMKPILEVAEKYGLYVIGDAAQAHGAKYDNKMIGSFGDVECFSFYPTKNMTTGEGGMVTTNSEKVAERAYSIRNHGREKTKCGYGHNRLGYNYRMTDIAAAIGIEQLKKLPKFNERRKENAKYLNKKLDEMKGIETPYALKNVEHVYHQYTIKCKDREKLIQKLKENGIGYGIYYPKPLHSYKHLKGFAHDDLKNSEEVAKEVISLPVHPSLTKDDLEKIVEAIT